The following coding sequences lie in one Notolabrus celidotus isolate fNotCel1 chromosome 20, fNotCel1.pri, whole genome shotgun sequence genomic window:
- the ubfd1 gene encoding ubiquitin domain-containing protein UBFD1, with product MATQDGCEEVIMETEAKPTEAEPLCEGAEKVDTEATSHSDAENATTQESSISNGDDANEQREMVDVKIIWNKKKYDLKIPIDDTGAKLKESIHSLTGLPPAMQKVMYKGLLPEDKTLREIKVTNGAKIMVVGSTINDVLAVNTPKEVIQQEVKAEENKKEPLCRQKQHRKVLDKGKPDDIMTSIKGTKERLPTVPLSGMFNKSGGKVRLTFKLEQDQLWIGTKERTEKVPMGSIKNVVSEPIEDNDDYHMMAFQLGPTEASQYWVYWVPAQFVDAIKDTVLGKWQYF from the exons ATGGCGACCCAGGATG GATGTGAAGAAGTCATAATGGAAACCGAGGCAAAGCCAACAGAAGCTGAACCACTATGTGAAGGTGCTGAAAAGGTTGACACAGAAGCTACGTCCCACTCAGATGCAGAAAACGCCACAACTCAGGAATCTAGTATTAGCAATGGGGACGATGCAAACGAGCAGCGGGAGATGGTGGACGTGAAGATCATCTGGAACAAGAAAAAGTATGATCTGAAAATTCCTATCGATGACACCGGAGCCAAACTAAAAGAGAGCATCCATTCACTCACTG GTCTTCCACCTGCAATGCAGAAAGTGATGTACAAAGGATTGCTTCCAGAGGACAAGACGCTACGGGAAATAAAGGTCACAAATGGGGCAAAAATAATGGTGGTAGGATCGACAATAAATGATGTATTAGCTGTGAATACACCCAAAGAGGTCATTCAGCAGGAAGTCAAAgctgaagaaaacaagaaggaGCCTTTATGCAGGCAAAAG CAACACAGGAAAGTTTTGGACAAAGGTAAACCAGATGACATAATGACATCCATCAAAGGAACAAAG GAGCGATTACCAACAGTGCCTCTATCCGGGATGTTTAACAAGTCCGGAGGAAAAGTTAGACTCACATTCAAACTGGAGCAGGATCAGTTGTGGATCGGAACAAAGG AGAGGACGGAGAAAGTCCCGATGGGCTCCATTAAAAACGTAGTGTCTGAACCCATTGAAGACAATGACGACTATCACATGATG GCTTTTCAGCTGGGTCCAACAGAAGCGTCTCAATATTGGGTCTACTGGGTGCCTGCACAGTTTGTCGATGCAATCAAAGACACAGTCCTTGGAAAATGGCAGTATTTCTAA
- the rmi2 gene encoding recQ-mediated genome instability protein 2 produces the protein MQTFPGLVHQQKLIMNRTNIDKKRPSPVKVLSGQLRTAENRGAADSGDGCVIKLGKGRSLPVSLVWMQGTVLEVQLDRNTVLLMDETGTFAVQGVNNIPRGKPCLCQGKYVMVMGVILAASPEPVIRAVKMADLSELAALHRRMWKLEVQELQQLMV, from the exons ATGCAAACTTTTCCAGGCTTGGTTCACCAACAAAAGCTAATAATGAACCGAACTAACATTGACAAGAAACGTCCGTCGCCCGTTAAAGTGCTGTCCGGTCAACTGAGAACGGCGGAGAACCGTGGCGCAGCAGACAGCGGGGATGGATGTGTTATCAAGCTGGGGAAGGGTCGCTCTTTGCCTGTGTCACTGGTGTGGATGCAGGGGACGGTGCTGGAGGTCCAGCTGGACAGAAACACGGTGCTGCTGATGGACGAGACGGGAACCTTTGCTGTCCAAGGCGTCAACAACATCCCCCGGGGGAAACCATGCTTGTGCCAAG GCAAATATGTCATGGTGATGGGTGTCATCCTCGCCGCCTCCCCAGAGCCAGTCATCCGTGCCGTGAAGATGGCAGATCTCTCAGAGCTTGCCGCGCTTCACAGGCGGATGTGGAAACTGGAGGTGCAAGAGCTGCAACAGCTGATGGTCTGa
- the zc3h7a gene encoding LOW QUALITY PROTEIN: zinc finger CCCH domain-containing protein 7A (The sequence of the model RefSeq protein was modified relative to this genomic sequence to represent the inferred CDS: inserted 1 base in 1 codon), which translates to MSGACQDRRSRWQEIQKGLQFIQSTLPFPGSQDQYEVFIKDLVWNLFGEGNDVFKEGDWTKSIEMYTEALSIADYADSEEICVPTGLLEKLYANRAAAYLNIVPGLYDQALEDCEKALQLNEGNYKALYRKAKSLKEMGRNQEAYEAVAKCSLVVPQDASVTQLTQDLAKILGLKIRKAYVRSKPGLNVLRGSNYQDASCDKSSHGSSSVEDIEIEVPQRTEDSSVAAPVAPSPVPVPAPAVVLPLLNEAVLDEIPVISSISSVPVSEPPGFESISLPVSVPSSVSLPVPTFVNGCRTSKPCTMLETSQDFDADIIGDDLDDLLDQAGPESAMVIPTVKGPLPLPTSIASGSSMSTPFLMPSHINSFPFGSTQQCTITLPALYHKSGTSTYFGMDTFEALTPPLDSLDSLSITDYKTDFAPSPFMPQMNNIATPMGMAVGMPEVKGLPPAVDLAKNPLAETHEFRQACSICFVKTGPGVLDYALHTEEHKCKKDALLGRLKHSTDKSWKLIRPRPTKTQYVGPYYICKEVAVGKECLYPGHCTFAYCQEEIDVWTLERKGFISRELLFDPYGPNSNVRLTVPKILQEHHGIFMFLCGVCFDHKPRIISKTNKDDPTLCSHPVTKHDFEDHKCLVHILKENTVRYSKIRPLGPHCQLDLCRHEVRYGCVREDDCFYAHSLIELKVWMMQHEQGITHEAIVQEAKMFWNATASLQGAQQLTSVQRRFGPPTLKMMFVCGQCWRNGQLSEADXNKKYCSAKARHTWAKDRRVVLVSSHERKKWTTVRPLPTKKPIPSQFEICMHVTAGKKCQYIGNCTFAHSVEERDLWTYMKENNIPDMDQLYEQWLQSQKPGWGDESSNNSVRENGKQIHMPTDYAEEVAGNHCWLCGKNCNSEKQWQQHITSEKHKDRVFNSEDDQNCWQYRFPTGTFRVCERFLKGTCTEDESCKLAHGEQELKEWLERREFLLMKLAKARKDHLIAPNDNDFGKYSFLLKDIA; encoded by the exons ATGTCTGGAGCGTGTCAGGACAGAAGGAGTCGCTGGCAGGAGATTCAGAAAGGCCTACAGTTCATCCA ATCAACCCTTCCATTTCCTGGAAGTCAAGATCAGTATGAG GTGTTCATCAAGGATCTCGTGTGGAATCTGTTCGGCGAAGGAAACGACGTGTTCAAAGAAGGCGACTGGACGAAATCCATCGAGATGTACACCGAAGCCTTGAGTATAGCAGACTATGCTGACTCCGAAGAAATCTGTGTTCCAACAGGTTTACTGGAAAAGCTGTATGCAAATCGAGCTGCTGCCTACCTTAACATTGTTCCA GGACTGTATGACCAAGCATTAGAAGACTGTGAAAAAGCGCTCCAGCTGAACGAAGGGAACTACAAAGCACTGTACAGGAAAGCCAAATCCTTGAAAGAGATGGGGAGAAATCAAGAAGCCTATGAGGCTGTTGCCAAATGCTCTCTAGTCGTGCCTCAG GACGCCAGTGTCACACAGCTGACACAGGACCTTGCCAAAATTTTGGGATTGAAAATCCGCAAAGCCTATGTAAGGAGTAAG CCTGGCTTGAATGTTTTGAGAGGATCAAATTATCAAGATGCATCATGTGACAAG tCTTCTCATGGCTCATCTTCAGTTGAAGATATAGAAATTG aAGTGCCTCAGCGGACAGAGGACAGCAGTGTCGCTGCTCCAGTAGCTCCATCCCCGGTTCCAGTTCCAGCTCCAGCCGTAGTTCTCCCGCTTCTTAATGAAGCAGTGTTGGATGAAATTCCTGTCATCAGCAGTATCTCATCTGTGCCCGTCTCTGAGCCTCCGGGCTTCGAGTCCATTTCCCTTCCTGTGTCAGTACCATCAtctgtttctcttcctgtgCCCACATTTGTTAACGGGTGCAGGACCAGTAAACCTTGCACGATGCTGGAAACAAGTCAGGACTTTGATGCAGACATTATCGGGGACGACTTGGACGATCTACTGGACCAAGCTGGCCCTGAATCAGCCATG GTTATACCCACAGTGAAGGGGCCTCTTCCTTTGCCAACCAGTATCGCCTCGGGCAGCTCCATGTCCACTCCATTCCTGATGCCATCTCACATTAACTCTTTCCCCTTTGGCAGCACGCAGCAGTGCACCATCACACTGCCCGCACTGTATCACAAGTCAGGGACCAGTACTTATTTTGGCATGGACACTTTTGAGGCCCTCACACCCCCACTGGACTCCCTGGACAGTCTCAGTATAACAGACTATAAAACAG ATTTTGCTCCTAGTCCGTTCATGCCACAG ATGAACAATATCGCCACACCTATGGGAATGGCTGTGGGGATGCCTGAAGTGAAGGGGctgcctcctgctgtggatTTAGCAAAGAACCCCTTAGCTGAAACGCATGAGTTCAGACAGGCGTGCTCGATATGCTTCGTCAAAACTG GGCCTGGTGTGTTGGATTATGCACTTCATACAGAGGAGCATAAATGCAAAAAGGATGCTTTACTGGGCAGACTGAAACATTCGACAGACAAATCATGGAAGCTCATACGGCCCAGACCGACAAAAACCCAATATGTTGGACCTTATTACATTTGTAAAG AGGTGGCTGTTGGAAAAGAGTGCCTGTACCCCGGACACTGCACATTTGCATACTGCCAGGAAGAGATTGATGTGTGGACTCTGGAGCGGAAAGGCTTTATCTCCAGAGAACTCCTTTTTGACCCTTACGGGCCAAACTCCAACGTCCGGTTGACTGTCCCCAAGATCTTACAGGAGCATCATGGGATTTTCATGTTTCTCTGTGGA gtttGCTTTGACCACAAACCCAGAATAATcagcaaaaccaacaaagatgACCCCACACTCTGCTCTCATCCAGTGACAAAGCATGACTTTGAGGATCATAA gTGCCTGGTTCACATTTTGAAGGAGAACACAGTTCGCTATTCCAAAATCCGACCGTTGGGTCCTCACTGCCAGCTGGATCTCTGCCGGCATGAAGTCCGCTACGGCTGCGTAAGAGAAGACGACTGCTTCTATGCACACAGCCTCATCGAGCTGAAGGTGTGGATGATGCAACATGAGCAAG GTATCACCCATGAAGCAATCGTCCAAGAGGCAAAGATGTTTTGGAATGCAACCGCTTCATTGCAGGGAGCTCAG CAGCTGACAAGTGTGCAAAGGAGGTTTGGCCCTCCAACTCTGAAGATGATGTTTGTTTGCGGCCAGTGCTGGAGGAACGGCCAACTAAGCGAAGCTG AAAACAAGAAGTATTGCTCTGCCAAGGCAAGACACAC GTGGGCGAAAGACAGGCGGGTGGTGCTTGTAAGTTCCCACGAAAGGAAAAAGTGGACGACAGTAAGACCGCTTCCAACCAAAAAACCCATCCCGTCTCAATTTGAG ATCTGCATGCATGTGACAGCTGGCAAGAAGTGTCAGTACATCGGGAATTGCACCTTTGCTCACAGCGTTGAAGAAAGAGACCTTTGGACCTACATGAAGGAAAACAACA TTCCAGATATGGATCAGCTTTATGAGCAGTGGCTGCAGTCTCAGAAGCCTGGCTGGGGCGACGAGAGCTCCAATAACTCCGTGAGGGAGAACGGCAAACAGATCCACATGCCAACGGACTACGCCGAGGAAGTG GCTGGAAATCACTGTTGGCTGTGTGGTAAAAACTGCAACAGTGAGAAGCAGTGGCAGCAGCATATCACTTCAGAAAAGCACAAAGACCGAGTGTTTAACTCTGAGGACGATCAGAACTGCTGGCAGTATCGGTTTCCCACGGGCACTTTCAGAGTTTGTGAGAG GTTCCTCAAAGGCACGTGCACAGAGGACGAGTCGTGTAAACTGGCACACGGGGAGCAGGAACTAAAAGAGTGGTTGGAGCGCAGGGAATTCCTTTTGATGAAACTTGCCAAAGCCAGAAAAGACCATCTTATAGCACCGAATGACAATGACTTTGGAAAATACAGTTTTCTCCTTAAAGACATTGCATAA